One part of the Proteiniborus sp. DW1 genome encodes these proteins:
- a CDS encoding transposase, whose translation MGSKSKFSKEIKIKACLDYEGGNISLNDIAKEIGAHEETVRKWYLRYKEHGSSVFETSNKQRSYSKDFKLAVIEEYTSGKYLQLDLSVKYNFSE comes from the coding sequence ATGGGAAGCAAATCAAAATTTAGTAAAGAAATAAAAATAAAAGCTTGTCTAGATTATGAAGGAGGCAATATTAGCCTTAATGATATTGCTAAAGAAATTGGAGCTCATGAAGAAACTGTTCGAAAATGGTATCTAAGATACAAAGAACACGGATCTAGTGTTTTTGAAACATCAAATAAACAACGTTCATATAGCAAAGATTTTAAGTTAGCAGTGATAGAGGAGTATACCTCAGGCAAATATTTACAGCTGGACTTATCTGTTAAATATAATTTTAGCGAATAA